From a region of the Phaeodactylum tricornutum CCAP 1055/1 chromosome 4, whole genome shotgun sequence genome:
- a CDS encoding predicted protein encodes MARNECSVAASYYDLYANAELTTAPPSNSPANEDGDEQTLWEEYEWTAEDEQKVADQLQKSAIRCKVVPSFRVEDDKRSWDDFYGRHQVNFFKDRHYLATAFPQEFGPTCSANPCLVELGCGVGNALLPLLEDTRQRWTVYGMDLSEIAIALLKQDTRFTTAAVEGRAFAFAGDLSCGVPEPCRGVATVASLLFCLSAIPPAHQAAAARHAAATLGPGSVLVLRDYGRFDEAQVKLGSQRNRLITDNYYRKYDGTKCFYFSLHDLERLFVQEAGLDMLELDYIRRVYSNRAQQSTRRRVWVHARFRKPLDA; translated from the coding sequence ATGGCTCGTAACGAGTGCAGTGTTGCCGCTTCGTACTACGACTTGTACGCCAACGCCGAGTTGACGACAGCGCCGCCATCCAATTCACCAGCCAACGAGGATGGGGATGAGCAAACACTTTGGGAGGAGTACGAATGGACTGCCGAAGACGAGCAAAAGGTGGCCGATCAATTACAGAAATCTGCCATCCGATGCAAAGTGGTCCCATCGTTTCGCGTTGAGGATGACAAAAGATCTTGGGACGACTTTTACGGACGTCACCAAGTCAACTTTTTCAAAGATCGGCATTATCTAGCCACCGCCTTCCCGCAAGAGTTCGGCCCCACCTGCTCCGCAAACCCTTGCTTGGTGGAATTGGGCTGTGGCGTGGGGAATGCACTCCTTCCTTTGTTAGAAGACACTAGACAGCGATGGACTGTCTACGGCATGGATTTAAGCGAAATCGCAATTGCCCTGTTGAAGCAGGACACACGCTTTACGACAGCAGCAGTGGAAGGTCGGGCATTCGCCTTTGCTGGTGACTTGTCTTGTGGCGTTCCGGAACCCTGCCGAGGCGTCGCTACCGTGGCTTCCTTGCTCTTTTGCTTATCGGCAATCCCTCCAGCGCACCAGGCGGCGGCTGCGCGACACGCGGCTGCCACACTTGGTCCCGGCAGCGTGTTGGTGTTGCGAGACTACGGACGCTTCGATGAAGCCCAAGTAAAGTTGGGATCACAGCGCAATCGATTGATAACAGACAACTATTATCGCAAATACGACGGCACCAAGTGTTTTTACTTTTCTCTGCACGATCTAGAGCGCTTGTTTGTACAGGAAGCGGGGTTGGATATGCTGGAACTCGATTACATCCGCCGGGTGTACAGCAACCGCGCCCAGCAATCGACCCGACGTCGCGTGTGGGTACACGCACGATTTCGGAAGCCACTTGACGCGTAG
- a CDS encoding predicted protein encodes MKLSSISLSVALTMTTSSTMRSASAFIPHQQRAAVLPTGGATRAFLFDKLFSTSSGKLPVMAEEDVMSPKAHGTSEKPVQKNLRWNCDFDTADRICNFNRHYAEHAGYWQTTEFLKSIKEEEQPIKFYDSVTGVHLFTAPVGRTMEEFLLESQKHGWPSFRDEETVWDSVRCLKDGECVSVTGTHLGHNIPDKSGNRYCINLVSVAGTPAES; translated from the exons ATGAAGCTGAGCAGCATTTCACTATCGGTGGCTCTCACGATGACTACGTCATCGACGATGCGATCGGCGTCGGCCTTTATTCCTCATCAGCAGCGCGCCGCAGTCCTACCAACAGGGGGAGCTACCCGCGCCTTCTTATTCGATAAGCTGTTCAGTACGAGTTCGGGCAAGCTTCCCGTCATGGCTGAGGAAGACGTCATGTCTCCCAAGGCGCACGGAACTTCCGAAAAACCCGTTCAGAAGAACTTGAGGTGGAATTGCGATTTCGATACCGCCGATCGGATTTGCAACTTTAATC GCCACTACGCTGAGCACGCTGGGTACTGGCAAACAACCGAGTTTCTCAAGTCCATTAAGGAAGAAGAGCAGCCCATCAAATTTTACGATTCCGTCACCGGTGTGCACCTTTTTACAGCTCCTGTGGGGCGCACCATGGAAGAGTTTCTTCTGGAATCCCAGAAACATGGTTGGCCCAGTTTTCGCGATGAAGAAACCGTCTGGGACAGCGTCCGCTGTCTAAAGGATGGAGAGTGTGTCAGTGTTACTGGTACGCATCTTGGACACAATATTCCTGACAAGTCCGGAAACCGCTACTGCATCAATCTAGTTTCTGTAGCGGGCACACCCGCAGAGAGCTAG
- a CDS encoding predicted protein has protein sequence LSSCISTVTCSVVSTPQMMITDNIMAGNYPNLGAAIRGLYRERGVLAFYRGWWPGLVGKIPSYALTWTFFQQLKTARDRLSDRPASDIENSAMGCLASATTVCIMIPMDTIKTRLVTQTTGVGAELAYKGIVDCAIRVFREEGIGTFYRGLPPRLVSVVPMIGIQFGVYEAM, from the coding sequence TTGTCTTCCTGCATTTCCACCGTGACCTGCTCGGTCGTTTCGACGCCACAAATGATGATCACGGACAACATCATGGCTGGCAACTACCCGAATCTCGGGGCTGCCATTCGTGGGCTCTACCGGGAACGAGGTGTACTGGCGTTCTACCGGGGGTGGTGGCCCGGTTTGGTGGGCAAGATTCCCTCCTACGCTCTCACCTGGACCTTTTTCCAACAGCTCAAGACGGCACGAGATCGACTTTCGGATCGACCCGCCTCGGATATCGAAAACTCCGCCATGGGATGCTTGGCCAGTGCCACCACGGTTTGCATTATGATTCCCATGGACACCATCAAAACTCGATTAGTAACGCAAACGACCGGGGTCGGCGCGGAACTGGCCTATAAGGGTATTGTAGACTGCGCGATTCGAGTCTTTCGGGAAGAAGGCATCGGTACCTTTTACCGAGGATTGCCACCCCGGCTAGTCAGTGTAGTACCGATGATTGGGATTCAGTTTGGTGTGTACGAGGCCATG